A genome region from Alistipes dispar includes the following:
- a CDS encoding WG repeat-containing protein: MTPTLQTFARALLTPDLSFRTLADARVAAGPDGLPRLMRTTRFAEAEIAWRGERWLLFLPLSPAALHTVERTASQLRRIDTDRLAEYRTLPGELLWQDAAGSPQRTTLVLQHLPAGRSFDEALCSEPGQRLLDALDELRQALREIGFSHNNLRPENLCWAGGRFIPLRYHDARFGPTGSDDEAFEALRERILQHSGPPTLSDTTASYSPRRRLTGHRWTSHAFEGLVCVEDEGGYGFVDTDNRPVIPARFRWAGDFREGRAEVETETGMGLIDREGRYVIRPEYEIVDYDPAQSVARVRQHGRWALFDYLGRRLTEFGEADDREETD, encoded by the coding sequence ATGACACCTACCCTGCAAACCTTCGCCCGGGCGCTGCTGACGCCCGACCTCTCGTTCCGGACGCTCGCCGACGCCCGCGTCGCGGCCGGTCCCGACGGACTGCCCCGCCTGATGCGCACGACCCGTTTCGCCGAGGCCGAAATCGCCTGGCGCGGCGAACGGTGGCTGCTGTTCCTGCCCCTCTCTCCCGCGGCGCTGCACACGGTGGAGCGCACGGCCTCGCAACTGCGGCGGATCGACACGGACCGCCTCGCGGAGTACCGGACGCTGCCCGGGGAGCTTCTCTGGCAGGACGCCGCGGGATCGCCGCAGCGCACGACGCTGGTGCTCCAGCACCTGCCCGCAGGGAGGAGCTTCGACGAGGCGCTGTGCTCGGAACCGGGACAGCGGCTGCTCGATGCGCTCGACGAACTGCGGCAGGCGCTCCGCGAAATCGGGTTCTCGCACAACAACCTCCGCCCCGAAAACCTGTGCTGGGCGGGCGGACGCTTCATCCCGCTGCGCTACCACGACGCGCGGTTCGGTCCGACGGGCAGCGACGACGAAGCGTTCGAGGCGCTGCGGGAACGGATTTTGCAGCACTCCGGACCGCCGACCCTCTCCGACACGACGGCCTCCTACTCGCCCCGGCGCCGCCTCACGGGCCACCGCTGGACGAGCCATGCCTTCGAAGGGCTGGTCTGCGTCGAAGACGAAGGCGGGTACGGATTCGTCGATACGGACAACCGCCCCGTCATCCCGGCACGGTTCCGCTGGGCGGGCGATTTCCGCGAGGGACGCGCCGAGGTCGAGACCGAGACCGGCATGGGGCTCATCGACCGCGAGGGACGCTATGTCATCCGGCCCGAATACGAGATCGTCGATTACGATCCGGCGCAAAGCGTCGCCCGCGTGCGGCAGCACGGGCGCTGGGCCCTGTTCGACTACCTCGGGCGACGCCTCACGGAGTTCGGCGAGGCGGACGACCGGGAGGAAACCGACTGA
- the trxB gene encoding thioredoxin-disulfide reductase has protein sequence METTKVLIIGSGPAGYTAAIYASRANLQPILYEGIEPGGQLTTTTEIENFPGYPDGVDGNRMMADLRRQAERFGADLRTGTVTKIDLSSRPFHVIVDGTTELAAEAVIIATGASAKYLGLPSETKFRGQGVSACATCDGFFYRKKDVAVVGGGDTACEEATYLASLCRKVYMIVRKPFLRASKAMQQRVMQTPNIEVLFEHNTAEVLGDETGVTGALLRKTDGSERRIEISGFFLAIGHHPNTELFADQLELDAEGYIRTEPGTSKTSVEGVFAAGDVQDPHYRQAITAAGSGCIAALDCERFLLR, from the coding sequence ATGGAAACAACGAAAGTCCTCATCATCGGCAGCGGCCCGGCCGGGTACACCGCCGCCATCTACGCTTCGCGCGCCAACCTGCAACCGATCCTCTACGAAGGCATCGAGCCGGGCGGACAGCTCACGACGACCACCGAAATCGAGAATTTCCCCGGCTACCCCGACGGCGTGGACGGCAACCGGATGATGGCCGACCTCAGACGTCAGGCCGAGCGGTTCGGAGCCGATCTCCGCACGGGAACCGTCACGAAGATCGACCTGTCGTCGCGGCCCTTCCACGTCATCGTGGACGGAACGACGGAGCTGGCGGCAGAGGCGGTCATCATCGCCACGGGCGCCTCGGCCAAATACCTCGGGCTGCCCTCCGAGACGAAATTCCGCGGCCAGGGCGTGAGCGCCTGCGCCACCTGCGACGGCTTCTTCTACCGGAAGAAGGATGTGGCCGTAGTGGGCGGCGGCGACACGGCCTGCGAGGAGGCCACCTACCTCGCCTCGCTCTGCCGCAAGGTTTACATGATCGTCCGCAAGCCCTTCCTGCGCGCCTCGAAGGCGATGCAGCAGCGCGTCATGCAGACCCCCAACATCGAAGTGCTGTTCGAACACAACACGGCCGAGGTGCTGGGCGACGAGACGGGCGTGACGGGCGCCCTGCTGCGCAAGACCGACGGATCGGAGCGGCGGATCGAAATCTCGGGCTTCTTCCTCGCCATCGGACACCACCCCAACACGGAGCTTTTCGCCGACCAGCTGGAGCTCGACGCCGAAGGGTATATCCGCACCGAACCCGGAACCTCGAAAACCAGCGTCGAAGGGGTCTTCGCCGCGGGCGACGTGCAGGATCCGCACTACCGGCAGGCCATCACCGCCGCCGGATCGGGCTGCATCGCGGCGCTCGACTGCGAACGATTCCTGCTGCGATAA
- a CDS encoding ribonuclease Z, whose amino-acid sequence MSFAVTILGCSSAKPTPDRHPSAQAVNVHEQYYLVDAGEGVQQQLVRYGINPLKLRAAFISHLHGDHVFGLFPLLSTLGLYGRRTPLEVFAPAPFGELLACHLRHFDTELPYEVVWHEVRTTEHALLYENRTLEVWSIPLRHRVPCAGFLFREKEPPLNVNKSKIAKYGLSIAQIAAAKRGEAVRLDDGTLLGNGELTYRPYAPRSYAYLSDTNFSARAAELCRGADLMYHEATYAAAERKIARERGHSTTEDAAKAALRAEARRLVIGHYSSRYKDAEALAGEARRLFPESYAAQEGATFTIEKRP is encoded by the coding sequence ATGAGTTTCGCGGTCACCATCCTCGGCTGCTCCTCGGCCAAACCCACGCCCGACAGGCATCCGTCGGCGCAGGCGGTGAACGTCCACGAACAGTATTACCTCGTGGACGCGGGCGAGGGCGTGCAGCAGCAGCTCGTCCGCTACGGCATCAACCCGCTGAAACTGCGGGCCGCATTCATCTCGCACCTGCACGGCGACCACGTCTTCGGACTTTTCCCGCTGCTCTCGACGCTGGGGCTTTACGGCCGCCGCACCCCGCTGGAGGTCTTCGCCCCGGCGCCCTTCGGGGAGCTGCTGGCCTGCCACCTGCGCCATTTCGACACGGAGCTCCCCTACGAGGTCGTGTGGCACGAGGTGCGGACGACCGAACACGCACTGCTGTACGAGAACCGCACGCTGGAGGTGTGGAGCATCCCGCTGCGCCACCGCGTGCCGTGCGCCGGATTCCTCTTCCGCGAGAAGGAGCCGCCGCTGAACGTAAACAAGTCCAAGATCGCGAAATACGGGCTGTCGATCGCCCAGATCGCCGCAGCCAAACGGGGCGAGGCGGTGCGGCTCGACGACGGCACGCTCCTCGGAAACGGCGAACTGACCTACCGGCCCTACGCCCCGCGTTCGTACGCCTACCTCTCGGACACGAACTTCTCGGCCAGGGCCGCGGAGCTGTGCCGGGGCGCGGACCTGATGTACCACGAGGCGACCTACGCCGCCGCCGAGCGGAAAATCGCCCGCGAACGCGGCCACTCGACCACCGAGGACGCCGCGAAGGCCGCCCTCAGGGCGGAGGCCCGGCGGCTCGTGATCGGCCACTACTCGTCGCGCTACAAGGACGCCGAGGCGCTGGCCGGGGAGGCCCGGCGGCTCTTCCCGGAGAGTTACGCGGCGCAGGAAGGAGCTACCTTTACGATCGAAAAACGACCATGA
- a CDS encoding RNA methyltransferase gives MTKAEIQLVRALADKRGRAEHGLFVAEGAKLIGELRASHLRVRRIYALEGVFDGPGVETVSPREMERLSLLKTPSNSLATVEIPRYRLDAERLGDRLALALDEVQNPGNLGTIIRLADWFGIGEIVCSPGSADCFNPKVVQATMGAILRVRVHYAELAPLLARAAGRGAPVYGTFLEGENIHTARIDGRRGIVVMGNEGRGVTGAVAHTVTHKLFIPPYPADRRSSESLNVAMATGIVCAEFRRRAADNG, from the coding sequence ATGACGAAAGCCGAAATACAACTCGTCCGCGCGCTGGCCGACAAACGCGGCCGCGCGGAGCACGGACTGTTCGTCGCCGAGGGCGCGAAGCTCATCGGCGAACTGCGCGCCTCGCACCTCCGCGTGCGCCGGATCTATGCGCTGGAGGGCGTCTTCGACGGTCCCGGCGTGGAGACCGTCTCGCCGCGCGAGATGGAGCGCCTGTCGCTGCTCAAAACGCCGTCCAACTCGCTGGCGACGGTCGAAATCCCCCGCTACCGGCTCGACGCCGAACGACTGGGCGACCGGCTCGCGCTGGCGCTCGACGAGGTGCAGAACCCCGGGAATCTGGGCACGATCATCCGCCTGGCCGACTGGTTCGGCATCGGGGAGATCGTCTGCTCGCCCGGATCGGCCGACTGCTTCAACCCCAAGGTCGTGCAGGCCACGATGGGGGCCATCCTCCGCGTCCGGGTCCACTACGCCGAACTCGCGCCGCTCCTGGCCCGGGCGGCCGGGCGGGGCGCGCCCGTCTATGGCACGTTCCTCGAGGGGGAGAACATCCACACGGCCCGCATCGACGGACGGAGGGGAATCGTCGTGATGGGGAACGAGGGCCGCGGCGTCACCGGCGCCGTGGCGCACACCGTCACGCACAAACTCTTCATCCCGCCCTACCCCGCCGACCGCCGCAGCTCCGAATCGCTCAACGTGGCGATGGCCACGGGCATCGTCTGCGCAGAGTTCCGCCGACGGGCCGCGGACAACGGCTGA
- the pdxA gene encoding 4-hydroxythreonine-4-phosphate dehydrogenase PdxA, whose product MSEQKLKIGITQGDPNGIGWEVILKALADPRMTELFTPVIYGSPKAAAYYRNTLRETEPVQFAPAASAAEARRGKIALVAAGEVEQPEPGRATAEAGRAAVEALRAAVRDLKAGELDAVVTGPFDKETVQSDEFGYTGHTEYFGAELEGEPMMIMCSDRLRVGLVTKHIPVSEIARSISKEKIVRDLATLRRSLVEDFGVVEPRIAVMALNPHAGDGGLVGREEEETIRPAIVEAFGQGILAFGPFAADGLFAGGGYTRYDGILAMYHDQGLAPFKTLSPDGVNFTAGLAAVRTSPDHGVAFDIAGKDQADPQSMRNAIYAAIDIVRHRRARAEWTANPLQRAEREKSNRDVSVKDLPQTDKE is encoded by the coding sequence ATGTCAGAACAGAAACTCAAAATAGGCATCACGCAGGGCGACCCGAACGGCATCGGCTGGGAGGTCATCCTCAAGGCGCTCGCCGATCCGCGCATGACGGAGCTTTTCACCCCCGTCATCTACGGATCGCCGAAAGCCGCCGCCTATTACCGAAATACGCTCCGGGAGACCGAACCCGTGCAGTTCGCACCCGCGGCCTCGGCCGCCGAGGCGCGGCGCGGGAAGATCGCGCTCGTCGCGGCCGGCGAGGTGGAACAGCCCGAACCGGGCCGTGCGACGGCCGAAGCGGGCCGCGCCGCCGTCGAAGCGCTGCGCGCCGCCGTGCGCGACCTCAAGGCGGGCGAGCTGGACGCCGTCGTCACGGGACCTTTCGACAAGGAGACGGTCCAGAGCGACGAATTCGGCTACACGGGCCACACCGAATACTTCGGGGCCGAACTGGAGGGCGAACCCATGATGATCATGTGCAGCGACCGGCTGCGCGTGGGCCTCGTGACGAAACACATCCCCGTCTCGGAGATCGCCCGCAGCATCTCCAAAGAGAAGATCGTCCGCGACCTGGCGACGCTGCGCCGCTCGCTCGTCGAGGACTTCGGAGTGGTCGAGCCGCGCATCGCCGTCATGGCCCTGAATCCCCACGCCGGAGACGGCGGACTCGTGGGCCGCGAGGAGGAGGAGACGATCCGTCCGGCCATCGTCGAGGCGTTCGGGCAGGGCATCCTGGCCTTCGGTCCCTTCGCCGCCGACGGGCTTTTCGCCGGAGGCGGATACACCCGCTACGACGGCATTCTGGCCATGTACCACGACCAGGGACTGGCGCCGTTCAAGACCCTTTCGCCCGACGGGGTGAACTTCACGGCCGGACTCGCGGCCGTAAGGACATCGCCCGATCACGGCGTGGCGTTCGACATCGCCGGAAAGGACCAGGCCGACCCGCAGTCGATGCGCAACGCGATCTACGCGGCCATCGACATCGTGCGGCACCGCCGCGCACGGGCCGAGTGGACGGCCAACCCGCTGCAACGGGCCGAACGCGAGAAGTCGAACCGCGACGTGTCGGTGAAGGACCTGCCGCAGACCGACAAGGAGTAA
- the thrS gene encoding threonine--tRNA ligase: MIKITFPDGSVKEYAKGTTAYRIAESISPRLAADSLAASVNGATVDMTRPIETDASVKFYKWDDDEGKHAFWHTSSHLLAEALEALYPGIKFGIGPAIENGFYYDVDSPTPITEADLPRIEQKMQELSRNKEQLVRREVPKAEALRTFTEKGDQYKVELISDLEDGTISFYTNGAFTDLCRGPHIPNTGYIKALKLTSVAGAYWRGNEKNKMLTRIYGISFPKKSMLDEYLKMMEEAKKRDHRKLGKDLELFCFSQRVGQGLPLWLPKGAALRDRLEQFLRNVQKEYGYQQVITPHIGNKELYVTSGHYAKYGKDSFQPIHTPIEGEEYLLKPMNCPHHCEIYRSKPRSYKELPVRLAEFGTVYRYEQSGELHGLTRVRGFTQDDAHLFVRPDQLLEEFERVIDIVLYIFKTLKFDNYTAQISLRDPNNREKYIGSDENWEKAESAIIRAAEEKGLQTVVEYGEAAFYGPKLDFMVKDAIGRKWQLGTIQVDYNLPERFDLTYKGADDKLHRPIMIHRAPFGSMERFVAVLLEHTGGKFPLWLSPEQVVVLPISEKFNDYARKVSEYLNANDVRAEVDDRNEKIGRKIRDNELKRIPYLLIVGEKEEAEGLVSVRAQGEGDKGQMTTEAFRDFLTGLVREEVEANRLKKK; the protein is encoded by the coding sequence ATGATTAAAATTACATTTCCCGATGGCTCGGTAAAGGAGTACGCCAAAGGGACGACTGCGTACCGGATCGCGGAGAGCATCAGCCCTCGTTTAGCTGCTGACTCGCTGGCGGCCTCGGTAAACGGCGCGACGGTGGACATGACGCGCCCGATCGAAACGGACGCTTCGGTCAAGTTCTACAAATGGGACGACGACGAGGGCAAGCACGCCTTCTGGCACACTTCGTCGCACCTGCTGGCCGAGGCCCTCGAGGCGCTCTACCCGGGCATCAAGTTCGGCATCGGCCCCGCCATCGAAAACGGCTTCTACTACGACGTCGATTCCCCGACGCCGATCACCGAGGCCGACCTTCCGCGAATCGAACAGAAGATGCAGGAGCTCTCCCGCAACAAGGAGCAGCTCGTCCGCCGCGAGGTCCCCAAGGCCGAAGCGCTCAGGACCTTCACCGAAAAGGGCGACCAGTACAAGGTCGAGCTGATCTCGGACCTCGAGGACGGCACCATCTCCTTCTATACCAACGGCGCGTTCACGGACCTCTGCCGCGGACCGCACATCCCCAATACGGGTTACATCAAGGCGCTGAAGCTCACCTCCGTAGCGGGAGCCTACTGGCGCGGCAACGAGAAGAACAAGATGCTGACGCGCATCTACGGCATCTCGTTCCCCAAGAAATCGATGCTCGACGAGTACCTCAAGATGATGGAGGAGGCCAAGAAGCGCGACCACCGCAAGCTGGGCAAGGACCTCGAGCTGTTCTGCTTCTCGCAGCGCGTGGGGCAGGGCCTGCCGCTGTGGCTGCCCAAGGGCGCCGCGCTGCGCGACCGGCTGGAGCAGTTCCTGCGCAACGTGCAGAAGGAGTACGGCTACCAGCAGGTCATCACCCCGCACATCGGCAACAAGGAGCTCTACGTCACCTCGGGCCATTACGCCAAATACGGCAAGGACTCGTTCCAGCCCATCCACACCCCGATCGAGGGCGAGGAGTACCTGCTCAAACCGATGAACTGTCCGCACCACTGCGAAATCTACCGCTCGAAGCCCCGTTCGTACAAGGAGCTGCCCGTGCGTCTGGCGGAGTTCGGCACGGTTTACCGTTACGAGCAGTCGGGCGAGCTGCACGGACTGACGCGCGTGCGCGGCTTCACGCAGGACGACGCGCACCTGTTCGTACGGCCGGACCAGCTGCTCGAGGAGTTCGAGCGGGTGATCGACATCGTGCTCTATATCTTCAAGACGCTGAAGTTCGACAACTATACGGCACAGATTTCGCTGCGCGACCCCAACAACCGCGAGAAGTACATCGGTTCGGACGAGAACTGGGAGAAGGCCGAGTCGGCCATCATCCGGGCGGCCGAGGAGAAGGGGTTGCAGACGGTCGTGGAGTACGGCGAAGCCGCCTTCTACGGCCCGAAGCTCGACTTCATGGTAAAGGACGCCATCGGCCGCAAATGGCAACTGGGAACGATCCAGGTGGACTACAACCTCCCGGAGCGCTTCGACCTGACGTACAAGGGCGCCGACGACAAGCTGCACCGCCCGATCATGATCCACCGCGCACCGTTCGGCTCGATGGAGCGCTTCGTGGCCGTGCTGCTCGAACACACCGGCGGCAAGTTCCCGCTGTGGCTCTCGCCCGAACAGGTCGTGGTGCTTCCCATCTCGGAGAAGTTCAACGACTACGCCCGCAAGGTCTCGGAATACCTCAACGCCAACGACGTCCGCGCGGAGGTGGACGACCGCAACGAGAAGATCGGCCGCAAGATCCGCGACAACGAGCTCAAGCGCATCCCCTACCTGCTGATCGTCGGCGAGAAGGAGGAGGCCGAAGGACTGGTTTCCGTCCGCGCGCAGGGCGAGGGAGACAAGGGTCAGATGACCACCGAAGCCTTCCGCGATTTCCTCACGGGACTCGTCCGGGAGGAGGTCGAGGCCAACAGGCTGAAAAAGAAATAA
- the infC gene encoding translation initiation factor IF-3, translated as MPEKENPHRINQQITAPEVRVVGDNVEQPQVMSIRDALRLADEMELDLIEISPKADPPVCRIADYQKFLYQQKKKAKELKANQVKVTVKEIRFGPQTDDHDYNFKLKHAMNFLKEGSKVKAYVFFRGRSIVFKEQGEILLLRFATDLEEVAKVEMMPKLDGKKMNMMLAPKSKK; from the coding sequence TTGCCCGAAAAGGAGAATCCGCACCGCATCAACCAGCAGATCACCGCACCCGAGGTGCGCGTGGTGGGCGACAACGTGGAGCAGCCGCAGGTCATGTCGATCCGCGACGCCCTGCGTCTGGCGGACGAGATGGAGCTCGACCTGATCGAAATTTCGCCCAAGGCCGATCCCCCCGTCTGCCGCATCGCCGACTACCAGAAGTTCCTCTACCAGCAGAAGAAAAAGGCCAAGGAGCTGAAGGCCAACCAGGTGAAAGTGACCGTCAAGGAGATCCGGTTCGGACCCCAGACCGACGACCACGACTACAACTTCAAGCTCAAGCACGCCATGAACTTCCTCAAGGAGGGTTCGAAGGTGAAGGCCTACGTCTTCTTCCGCGGCCGCTCGATCGTCTTCAAGGAGCAGGGCGAAATCCTGCTGCTGCGCTTCGCCACCGACCTCGAGGAGGTGGCCAAGGTGGAGATGATGCCCAAGCTCGACGGCAAGAAGATGAACATGATGCTGGCTCCCAAGAGCAAGAAGTAA
- a CDS encoding long-chain-fatty-acid--protein ligase — protein MIPSDDIFRIADDAAFERAALALFRRQAAECAPYREYLALIGADPARVRRAAEIPCLPIGLFKTHEIYCGDAEPEAVFTSSATTGMTSSRHPMRSLALYEETFRRAFRTFYGDPARWSLYALLPNYLRRKGSSLIYMADRLIGDCGSGGFYLDDYDALLAAMRADPKPKILLGVSYALWDLAERYAPKLENTVVMETGGMKGYREEIPKEEFHRILCRAFGVGAIHSEYGMAELTSQAYSAGGNRFRCPAWMRVAARDVNDPFCTLPAGARGGLNITDLANRWSCAFIQTEDVGHVGADGSFVVEGRIDRADIRGCNLLVQE, from the coding sequence ATGATTCCCTCCGACGACATATTCCGTATCGCGGACGACGCGGCTTTCGAACGGGCCGCCCTGGCGCTGTTCCGGCGGCAGGCCGCGGAGTGCGCCCCCTACCGCGAGTACCTCGCGCTCATCGGTGCGGACCCCGCCCGGGTGCGGCGCGCCGCGGAGATTCCCTGTCTGCCGATCGGACTTTTCAAAACGCACGAGATCTACTGCGGCGACGCGGAGCCCGAAGCCGTCTTCACGTCGAGCGCCACGACGGGCATGACCTCCTCGCGCCACCCGATGCGGTCGCTGGCGCTCTACGAGGAGACGTTCCGCCGCGCATTCCGCACCTTCTACGGCGACCCGGCCCGGTGGAGCCTCTACGCCCTGCTGCCCAACTACCTGCGCCGCAAAGGCTCGTCGCTGATCTACATGGCCGACCGCCTGATCGGCGACTGCGGCTCGGGCGGCTTCTACCTCGACGACTACGACGCGCTGCTGGCGGCGATGCGCGCGGACCCGAAGCCGAAGATCCTGCTGGGAGTGAGCTATGCGCTCTGGGACCTCGCGGAGCGTTACGCCCCGAAGCTGGAGAACACGGTCGTAATGGAGACGGGCGGCATGAAGGGCTACCGCGAAGAGATTCCCAAAGAGGAGTTCCACCGGATCCTCTGCCGGGCATTCGGCGTCGGGGCGATCCACTCGGAATACGGCATGGCGGAACTGACCTCGCAGGCCTACTCCGCAGGCGGCAACCGCTTCCGCTGCCCGGCCTGGATGCGCGTGGCGGCGCGCGACGTCAATGACCCGTTCTGCACGCTTCCGGCAGGCGCACGCGGCGGACTGAACATCACGGACCTGGCGAACCGCTGGTCGTGCGCCTTCATCCAGACCGAGGACGTCGGACATGTCGGAGCCGACGGCTCGTTCGTCGTCGAGGGGCGCATCGACCGCGCGGACATCCGGGGCTGCAACCTGCTGGTGCAGGAATAA
- a CDS encoding acylneuraminate cytidylyltransferase family protein — translation MKTVAFVPIRLNSQRVAGKNLRLLGGEPLMCHILRTLTRTEGIDEVWVYCSDESIRPLLPEGVRFRRRSEELDRDTTLGREIYDSFTSEVDADLYVLAHATSPFIRAETVAAALGKVRSGAYDSAFSAERIQTFAWYGGRPLNYSPDAIPRTQTIEPIYIETSAFFIFPRALWRERHRRIGDRPYMAVVDRIEGMDIDYPEDFTMAEIIAASRTLPR, via the coding sequence ATGAAAACCGTAGCTTTCGTACCGATCCGGCTCAACAGCCAGCGCGTCGCGGGCAAGAACCTGCGCCTGCTGGGCGGCGAGCCGCTCATGTGCCACATCCTCCGGACGCTGACCCGCACGGAGGGCATCGACGAAGTGTGGGTTTACTGCAGCGACGAGAGCATCCGTCCGCTGCTGCCCGAGGGCGTCCGCTTCCGGCGGCGCAGCGAGGAGCTGGACCGCGACACCACGCTGGGCCGCGAGATTTACGACAGCTTCACCTCCGAGGTCGATGCCGACCTTTACGTGCTCGCGCACGCCACCTCGCCCTTCATCCGCGCGGAGACCGTCGCCGCGGCGCTCGGCAAGGTCCGCTCGGGAGCGTACGACTCGGCCTTCAGCGCCGAACGGATCCAGACCTTCGCCTGGTACGGGGGCCGGCCGCTGAACTACTCGCCCGACGCGATTCCCCGCACGCAGACGATCGAACCGATCTACATCGAGACCAGCGCCTTCTTCATCTTCCCGCGCGCGTTGTGGCGCGAACGCCACCGCCGCATCGGCGACCGCCCCTACATGGCCGTCGTGGACCGGATCGAGGGCATGGACATCGACTATCCCGAGGATTTCACGATGGCCGAAATCATCGCCGCCAGCCGGACCCTGCCCCGGTAG
- a CDS encoding glycosyltransferase family 2 protein codes for MPEPLISVVIPLYDKEREIEAALRSVLAQTRLPAEIIVVDDGSTDRGAERAEAVGSPLVRLVRQSNAGVSAARNRGIAEARGEYVALLDADDAWRPGFLEEIAAMIREFPGCGMYCTAFDILSRDGLFPAPTLRTRGVVENFFRDSAHRYIAIPSAVCIPKAVFGAVGGFPEGMKIAEDLHMWIRIASRYPVCFSPERLACYSKVASNRSAAGYTPERTRHSFEELYDPSAPAEKREFIARAALGKALILSAKGDTEAAARAARAFSYTKTYRRTLHKVQVLNALPVAWRSPLLGLYDALAWRLARRGL; via the coding sequence ATGCCGGAACCCCTCATCTCGGTGGTCATCCCCCTCTACGACAAGGAGCGCGAAATCGAAGCGGCCTTGCGTTCCGTGCTCGCGCAGACACGCCTTCCGGCCGAAATCATCGTCGTGGACGACGGTTCGACGGACCGCGGCGCCGAGCGGGCCGAAGCGGTCGGATCGCCGCTCGTACGTCTCGTCCGGCAGTCCAACGCGGGGGTTTCCGCCGCCCGGAACCGCGGCATCGCCGAGGCACGGGGCGAATACGTCGCCCTGCTCGACGCCGACGACGCGTGGCGCCCGGGATTCCTCGAAGAGATCGCCGCCATGATCCGCGAATTTCCCGGCTGCGGAATGTACTGCACGGCCTTCGACATCCTAAGCCGCGACGGCCTGTTCCCGGCGCCGACACTCCGGACGCGGGGCGTCGTGGAGAATTTCTTCCGCGACTCGGCCCACCGCTACATCGCCATCCCCTCGGCCGTGTGCATCCCCAAAGCGGTGTTCGGCGCCGTAGGCGGCTTTCCCGAGGGCATGAAGATCGCCGAGGACCTCCACATGTGGATCCGGATCGCCTCGCGCTATCCGGTCTGCTTCTCGCCCGAACGGCTGGCATGCTACTCGAAGGTGGCGTCGAACCGCTCCGCGGCCGGCTACACCCCCGAACGGACCCGCCATTCGTTCGAGGAGCTGTACGACCCTTCGGCTCCCGCCGAGAAACGCGAATTCATCGCCCGCGCCGCGCTGGGCAAGGCGCTGATCCTCTCGGCCAAGGGCGATACGGAGGCCGCGGCGCGCGCCGCACGCGCGTTCTCCTACACGAAAACCTACCGCCGCACGCTGCACAAAGTGCAGGTGCTGAACGCCCTGCCCGTCGCATGGCGGAGCCCCTTACTCGGACTCTACGACGCGCTGGCCTGGCGGCTGGCCCGCCGGGGTCTCTGA